The Mixta hanseatica genome includes a region encoding these proteins:
- the yigB gene encoding 5-amino-6-(5-phospho-D-ribitylamino)uracil phosphatase YigB has product MHFYRRLQPIKAITFDLDDTLYDNHPVILKTTAESHRFLQSWHPDLHDFSVEAYQQLRDQLLTQEPDIYHDVTEWRRRTVELAMLNIGLTPAEAQEGANKVMAVFAHWRSQVDVPPETHVALAALAEKVPLVAITNGNAEPHLFGLDRYFQFVLRAGPHGRAKPYQDMYHLAAQRLNLAPENILHVGDDLTTDVAGAVRCGMQACWINLREGNLMQIADARLLPHVEITQLASLTALI; this is encoded by the coding sequence ATGCATTTTTACCGTCGACTACAGCCGATCAAAGCGATCACCTTCGATCTGGATGACACGCTGTATGACAACCATCCAGTAATCCTGAAAACTACCGCGGAATCACACCGTTTTTTACAGTCCTGGCATCCCGACCTGCATGATTTTTCAGTGGAGGCTTATCAGCAGCTGCGCGACCAGCTGTTGACGCAGGAACCCGATATTTATCATGACGTGACGGAATGGCGGCGTCGCACCGTGGAACTGGCGATGCTGAACATCGGCCTGACGCCTGCCGAGGCGCAAGAAGGTGCGAATAAGGTAATGGCGGTGTTTGCTCACTGGCGCAGCCAGGTTGACGTGCCGCCGGAAACGCATGTGGCGCTGGCGGCACTGGCCGAGAAGGTTCCACTGGTGGCGATCACTAACGGCAACGCCGAGCCGCATCTGTTCGGTCTCGATCGTTATTTTCAGTTTGTGTTACGGGCCGGTCCGCACGGAAGGGCGAAACCGTATCAGGATATGTATCACCTGGCGGCGCAGCGGTTAAATCTCGCGCCGGAAAATATCCTGCACGTTGGCGACGATCTCACCACCGACGTGGCTGGCGCAGTGCGCTGCGGTATGCAGGCCTGCTGGATCAATCTGCGAGAAGGCAATCTGATGCAGATTGCCGATGCGCGGCTATTACCGCATGTAGAAATTACGCAGTTGGCATCGCTGACTGCGCTGATATAA
- the xerC gene encoding tyrosine recombinase XerC — protein MSEIVPLQVAVAGFLRYLQVERQLSPLTHENYARQLAVLAEHASEMNITDWTQLEPAHVRSLAAKGRRAGLQPASLALRISALRSFLDWLVSQGVLRANPAKGIATPRAPRHLPKNIDVDEVNQLLSIDLNDPLAVRDRAMMEAMYGAGLRLSELVGIDLRHLDLDAGEVWVTGKGSKERRLPIGRTAVEWIEKWLTLREGFAPNSEALFISKEGKRISVRNVQKRFAEWGVKQGVSSHVHPHKLRHSFATHMLESSGDLRAVQELLGHASLSTTQIYTHLDFQHLASVYDEAHPRAKRGKS, from the coding sequence ATGAGTGAAATCGTGCCGCTGCAGGTTGCCGTTGCGGGCTTTCTGCGTTATCTGCAGGTAGAACGTCAGCTCAGCCCGCTAACGCATGAAAATTATGCGCGCCAGCTTGCCGTGCTGGCGGAACACGCCAGCGAAATGAACATCACCGACTGGACGCAGCTGGAGCCAGCGCATGTGCGATCGCTGGCGGCCAAAGGGCGTCGTGCCGGTTTACAGCCGGCAAGCCTGGCGCTGCGGATCTCCGCGCTGCGCAGTTTTTTAGACTGGCTGGTCAGTCAGGGCGTGCTGCGGGCCAATCCGGCTAAAGGCATCGCCACGCCGCGCGCGCCGCGCCATCTGCCGAAAAATATTGATGTCGATGAGGTTAATCAGCTGCTGAGCATTGACCTCAACGACCCGCTGGCGGTGCGCGATCGCGCCATGATGGAAGCGATGTACGGCGCGGGGCTGCGTCTTTCCGAACTGGTCGGCATCGATCTGCGCCATCTTGATCTGGACGCGGGCGAAGTGTGGGTTACCGGTAAAGGCAGCAAAGAGCGACGCCTGCCGATTGGCCGCACGGCGGTTGAGTGGATCGAAAAGTGGCTGACGCTGCGTGAAGGCTTCGCGCCGAATAGCGAGGCGTTGTTCATATCGAAGGAAGGCAAGCGCATCTCGGTACGCAACGTGCAGAAACGTTTTGCCGAGTGGGGCGTGAAGCAGGGCGTCAGTAGCCACGTTCATCCGCATAAGCTGCGCCACTCTTTCGCCACGCATATGCTGGAGTCCAGCGGCGATCTTCGCGCGGTGCAGGAGCTGCTGGGCCATGCCAGCCTCTCCACGACGCAAATCTATACCCATCTCGACTTCCAGCACCTGGCGTCGGTGTATGATGAGGCGCATCCGCGCGCCAAACGAGGAAAATCCTGA
- a CDS encoding DUF484 domain-containing protein, giving the protein MKNVEETASALMLNDEAVGDYLRQNPDFFIRNARQVEQMAVPHPVRGTVSLVEWHMARQRNHIQQLEEEITQLMEQASANHQLFDRLLNLQSHLASAPSLQDMLNRLQRWARDLGLAGADIRLFSDRWQLGAPSSFTQLALSRQAFEPVRIQLLGKEQHYLGSLNGPELLLLLPQARSVGSVSMSLFGERGDLGVLIFSSRDMHHYQPGQGTLLLHYLALMLPELLNRWVARA; this is encoded by the coding sequence ATGAAAAATGTCGAAGAGACAGCCTCCGCGCTGATGCTAAACGACGAAGCCGTAGGCGACTACCTGCGACAAAATCCAGATTTTTTTATTCGCAACGCGCGCCAGGTTGAACAAATGGCCGTGCCGCATCCGGTACGCGGCACGGTATCGCTGGTAGAGTGGCATATGGCGCGCCAGCGTAATCATATTCAGCAGCTGGAAGAAGAAATTACTCAGCTGATGGAACAGGCTTCCGCCAACCATCAGCTGTTTGATCGCTTGTTAAACCTGCAAAGCCATCTGGCCTCGGCGCCTTCGTTACAGGATATGCTGAACCGTCTGCAACGCTGGGCGCGTGATTTGGGCCTGGCCGGCGCCGATATCCGGCTGTTCAGCGATCGCTGGCAGCTGGGCGCGCCGTCGAGCTTTACCCAGCTGGCGTTATCGCGCCAGGCGTTTGAACCGGTACGCATTCAGCTACTGGGCAAAGAGCAGCATTATCTGGGCAGTCTGAACGGACCGGAGCTGCTATTGCTGCTGCCGCAGGCGCGTTCGGTCGGTTCGGTGTCGATGTCGCTGTTCGGCGAACGCGGCGACCTGGGCGTGCTGATCTTTAGCAGCCGCGATATGCATCATTATCAACCCGGTCAGGGCACGCTATTGCTGCATTATCTGGCGCTGATGCTGCCGGAGCTGCTAAACCGCTGGGTGGCGCGCGCATGA
- the dapF gene encoding diaminopimelate epimerase codes for MQFSKMHGLGNDFMVVDAVTQNVYFSPELIRRLADRHLGVGFDQLLIVEPPYDPDLDFHYRIFNADGSEVAQCGNGARCFARFVRLKGLTNKSDIRVSTQTGRMVLSVTSDEQVRVNMGEPNFEPQQVPFRANKAENLYLLRVAEQTLMFGVVSMGNPHCVIQVANVKTAAVETLGPVLESHERFPERVNVGFMEVVNPDHIRLRVYERGAGETQACGSGACAAVASGIQQGLLAEKVRVDLPGGTLHIAWKGPGNPLYMTGPATHVYDGFIHL; via the coding sequence ATGCAGTTCTCGAAAATGCACGGTCTTGGTAATGACTTTATGGTCGTTGACGCCGTCACGCAAAATGTCTATTTCTCGCCGGAGCTGATCCGCCGCCTTGCGGATCGTCATCTGGGCGTAGGCTTCGATCAGTTACTGATCGTAGAGCCGCCGTACGATCCCGACCTCGATTTTCATTACCGTATTTTTAACGCCGACGGCAGCGAAGTAGCGCAGTGCGGCAACGGTGCGCGCTGCTTCGCTCGTTTTGTACGCCTGAAGGGGCTGACCAATAAAAGCGATATTCGGGTCAGCACCCAAACCGGACGGATGGTGCTGAGCGTCACCAGCGACGAGCAGGTACGCGTGAACATGGGCGAGCCCAACTTTGAACCGCAGCAGGTGCCGTTTCGCGCTAATAAGGCGGAAAATCTCTATCTGCTGCGCGTCGCTGAGCAAACGCTGATGTTTGGTGTGGTCTCGATGGGCAATCCGCACTGCGTCATTCAGGTCGCGAACGTCAAAACGGCGGCGGTAGAAACCCTGGGGCCGGTGCTGGAAAGCCATGAACGCTTCCCGGAGCGGGTAAACGTCGGCTTTATGGAAGTGGTGAACCCGGACCATATTCGTCTGCGTGTTTATGAGCGTGGCGCGGGAGAGACGCAGGCCTGCGGCAGCGGAGCCTGTGCGGCGGTCGCCAGCGGCATACAACAGGGATTACTGGCGGAAAAAGTGCGCGTCGATCTGCCTGGCGGCACGCTGCATATCGCCTGGAAAGGGCCGGGAAATCCGCTCTATATGACCGGACCGGCCACGCATGTTTACGATGGGTTTATTCATTTATGA
- the lptM gene encoding LPS translocon maturation chaperone LptM: MKKILCRLAMALALTSLAGCGLKGPLYFPPQDKPKQSSPQTSTEQPTSSSTATQPDGQQDNNLTSPDADMQATQ; encoded by the coding sequence ATGAAGAAAATCCTTTGTCGGCTGGCAATGGCGCTGGCGTTAACCAGCCTGGCCGGCTGCGGACTGAAAGGGCCGCTCTATTTTCCGCCGCAGGATAAGCCGAAACAGAGTTCACCGCAGACCTCTACAGAGCAGCCTACATCTTCTTCAACGGCGACCCAGCCGGATGGCCAACAGGATAATAACCTGACCAGCCCGGATGCGGATATGCAAGCGACGCAGTAA
- the cyaY gene encoding iron donor protein CyaY, giving the protein MQDSEFHQLVDDLMLTLEEQLDAYEGDSDIDYELHAGIMTLTFENGSKIIINKQEPLHQVWLATKGGGYHFDYQNGSWICNRSGAEFWQLLSEACSAQSGEQVALR; this is encoded by the coding sequence ATGCAAGACAGTGAATTTCACCAGCTAGTCGATGACCTGATGTTAACGCTGGAAGAGCAGCTTGACGCTTACGAGGGCGACAGCGATATCGATTATGAACTCCATGCCGGAATTATGACGCTCACTTTTGAGAACGGCAGCAAAATTATTATCAATAAACAGGAGCCGCTGCATCAGGTGTGGCTGGCAACCAAAGGCGGCGGCTACCATTTCGATTATCAAAACGGCAGCTGGATTTGCAACCGCAGCGGCGCAGAGTTCTGGCAGCTGCTGTCCGAAGCCTGTAGCGCACAGTCGGGCGAGCAGGTTGCTTTGCGCTAA
- the cyaY gene encoding iron donor protein CyaY has protein sequence MQRDTGQLDAYESDSDIDYELRAGIMTLTFENGSKIIINKQEPLHQVWLATKGGGYHFDYQNGSWICNRSGAEFWQLLSEACSAQSGERITLR, from the coding sequence ATGCAGCGTGACACCGGGCAGCTTGACGCATACGAGAGCGACAGCGATATCGATTATGAACTCCGTGCCGGAATTATGACGCTCACTTTTGAGAACGGCAGCAAAATTATTATCAATAAACAGGAGCCGCTGCATCAGGTGTGGCTGGCAACCAAAGGTGGCGGCTACCATTTCGATTATCAAAACGGCAGCTGGATTTGCAACCGCAGCGGCGCAGAGTTCTGGCAGCTGCTGTCCGAAGCCTGTAGCGCACAGTCGGGCGAGCGGATTACGCTGCGTTGA
- a CDS encoding class I adenylate cyclase, whose protein sequence is MYLYIETLKQRLDAINQLRVDRALAAMGPAFQQVYGLLPTLLHHHHPLMPGYLEGNVPYGISFYTSDESQLHYLQDIERKSQQSVAIPPKGEMPITGLYSMGSTSSVGQNSTSDLDIWVCHQSWLDSEERLALQKKCQLLQKWCAAMGVEVSFFLIDENRFRHNESGSLGGEDCGSTQHILLLDEFYRTAVRMAGKRILWNMVPGEEEEHYDDYVMSLYAQGVLTPNEWLDLGGLSTLSAEEYFGASLWQLYKSIDSPYKAVLKTLLLEAYSWEYPQTRLLAMDIKQRLHDGEIVSFGLDPYCMMLERVTHYLTSIDDHARLDLVRRCFYLKVCEKLSQDGNAHRSGWRREILAQLVSEWGWDEARLAILDSRADWKIERVREAHNELLDAMMQSYRNLIRFARRNNLSVSASPQDIGVLTRKLYAAFEALPGKVTLVNPQISPDLSETHLTFIHVPAGRANRSGWYLYNQAPDMDSIISHQPLEYNRYLNKLVAWAWFNGLLTERTRLHIKGNETCDLARLQELVADVSHHFPLRLPAPTAKALYSPCEIRHLALIVNLEYDPTAAFRNQVVHFDFRKLDVFSFGQQQQCLIGSIDLLYRNSWNEVRTLHFSGEQAMLDALKTILGKMHQDASPPDAVEVFCYSQHLRGLIRTRVQQLVSECIELRLSSTRQDPGRFKALRVAGQTWGLFFERLGVSVQKLENAVEFYGAISNNKLHGLSIKVETEQVQLPPVVNGYASEGIIQFFFEDTNNDSGFNIYILDEANRIEVYHHCEGSKEELVRDVSRFYSSSHDRFTYGSSFVNFNLPQFYQIVSVDNRTQVIPFRSQTLTQLCANQPDSNDYPQRFQVY, encoded by the coding sequence TTGTACCTCTACATTGAGACACTGAAACAGAGACTGGATGCCATCAACCAACTGCGCGTCGATCGCGCGCTGGCTGCGATGGGCCCTGCTTTTCAGCAGGTATACGGTCTGCTGCCAACCTTATTACATCATCATCATCCTTTGATGCCGGGCTACCTTGAAGGTAACGTTCCCTACGGCATCAGCTTCTACACGTCTGATGAAAGCCAACTGCACTACCTGCAGGATATCGAGCGTAAATCGCAGCAGTCGGTCGCCATACCGCCTAAAGGAGAGATGCCGATCACCGGCCTCTATTCTATGGGCAGTACCTCCTCCGTAGGGCAGAACAGCACCTCCGACCTGGATATTTGGGTTTGCCATCAATCATGGCTGGACAGCGAAGAACGTCTGGCGCTGCAGAAAAAATGCCAGCTGTTGCAGAAGTGGTGCGCGGCGATGGGCGTTGAGGTCAGTTTCTTCCTGATCGACGAGAATCGCTTCCGTCACAATGAAAGCGGCAGCCTGGGCGGCGAAGATTGTGGATCAACGCAGCATATCTTACTGCTGGATGAGTTTTACCGTACCGCCGTGCGTATGGCGGGCAAGCGCATCCTGTGGAATATGGTGCCGGGTGAAGAAGAAGAGCATTACGACGACTATGTGATGTCGCTCTATGCGCAAGGGGTACTGACGCCGAATGAATGGCTCGATCTGGGCGGGCTGAGTACGCTTTCCGCCGAAGAGTATTTTGGCGCCAGCCTGTGGCAGCTTTATAAAAGCATAGATTCACCCTATAAAGCGGTATTGAAAACCCTACTGCTGGAAGCCTATTCCTGGGAGTATCCGCAAACGCGCCTGCTGGCGATGGATATTAAACAGCGCCTGCACGATGGTGAAATCGTGTCGTTCGGTCTTGATCCTTACTGCATGATGCTGGAACGCGTCACGCACTACCTGACCAGTATCGACGATCACGCCCGGCTCGATCTGGTTCGTCGCTGTTTTTACCTGAAGGTGTGTGAAAAGCTGTCGCAGGATGGCAACGCGCATCGTTCCGGCTGGCGACGTGAGATTCTGGCGCAGCTGGTTAGCGAATGGGGCTGGGACGAGGCGCGTCTTGCGATACTCGACAGCCGTGCCGACTGGAAAATCGAGCGCGTGCGCGAAGCGCATAATGAATTACTGGACGCGATGATGCAGAGCTATCGCAACCTGATTCGTTTTGCGCGCCGTAACAACTTAAGCGTCAGCGCCAGCCCGCAGGATATTGGCGTGCTGACGCGTAAGCTGTATGCCGCCTTTGAAGCGCTGCCGGGCAAGGTGACGCTGGTTAACCCGCAGATTTCACCCGATCTCTCGGAAACGCATTTAACCTTTATTCATGTTCCCGCAGGGCGCGCGAACCGGTCTGGCTGGTATCTGTATAACCAGGCGCCGGATATGGACTCAATTATCAGCCATCAGCCGCTGGAATATAACCGTTACCTGAATAAGCTGGTGGCCTGGGCCTGGTTTAACGGCCTGCTAACCGAAAGAACCCGCCTGCATATTAAAGGCAATGAGACATGCGACCTGGCGCGTTTGCAGGAGCTGGTAGCGGATGTTTCGCATCATTTTCCGCTGCGGCTGCCGGCCCCTACGGCAAAAGCGCTCTACAGCCCATGTGAAATTCGTCATCTGGCGCTGATCGTTAATCTGGAGTATGACCCGACTGCCGCTTTCCGTAACCAGGTGGTGCACTTTGATTTCCGCAAGCTGGACGTATTCAGCTTTGGGCAACAGCAGCAGTGCCTGATCGGCAGCATTGATCTCCTGTATCGCAACTCATGGAATGAAGTACGTACGCTGCACTTCAGCGGCGAGCAGGCGATGCTGGACGCGTTAAAAACTATTCTTGGCAAGATGCATCAGGATGCATCGCCACCCGATGCGGTGGAAGTGTTCTGTTATAGCCAGCATCTGCGCGGCCTGATACGGACGCGCGTACAGCAGCTGGTTTCGGAATGTATTGAGCTGCGTCTTTCCAGTACGCGCCAGGATCCGGGTCGGTTTAAGGCGCTGCGCGTGGCCGGGCAAACCTGGGGGCTGTTCTTTGAACGTCTGGGCGTTTCGGTACAGAAGCTGGAAAACGCGGTGGAGTTTTACGGCGCTATCTCTAATAACAAGCTGCACGGCCTGTCGATTAAAGTCGAGACTGAGCAGGTACAGTTGCCGCCGGTGGTCAATGGCTATGCCAGCGAAGGGATCATTCAGTTCTTTTTTGAGGACACCAATAACGACAGCGGCTTCAATATCTATATTCTGGATGAAGCGAACCGCATCGAGGTGTATCACCACTGTGAAGGCAGTAAAGAGGAGCTGGTGCGCGACGTAAGCCGCTTCTACTCCTCTTCGCACGATCGCTTCACCTACGGCTCCAGCTTCGTTAATTTCAATCTGCCGCAATTTTATCAAATTGTCAGCGTAGATAATCGCACCCAGGTCATTCCCTTTCGCAGTCAGACTCTGACCCAGCTGTGCGCTAACCAGCCGGACAGCAACGACTATCCGCAGCGTTTCCAGGTTTACTAA
- the hemC gene encoding hydroxymethylbilane synthase yields the protein MLDKILRIATRQSPLALWQAQYVQQRLMASHPGLRVELVPMVTRGDIILDTPLAKVGGKGLFVKELELAMLENRADIAVHSMKDVPVEFPQGLGLVTICEREDPLDAFVSNQYATLDDLPQGAIIGTSSLRRQCQLAELRPDLTIRSLRGNVGTRLSKLDAGEYDAIILAAAGLKRLGLEDRIRYAIPAEVSLPAVGQGAVGIECRLDDEQTIMLLAALNDDDTATRVKAERAMNTRLEGGCQVPIGSYAVLEGDNIWLRGLVGSPDGTAMIRGERRGPRSQAEQLGISLADELLQNGAREILREVYQGNPPA from the coding sequence ATGTTAGATAAAATTTTAAGAATTGCCACCAGACAAAGTCCGCTGGCGTTATGGCAGGCACAATATGTTCAGCAGCGTCTGATGGCCTCTCACCCGGGGTTGCGGGTAGAGCTGGTGCCGATGGTCACGCGCGGCGACATTATTCTCGATACGCCGCTGGCAAAAGTGGGCGGCAAGGGGCTATTCGTCAAAGAGCTTGAGCTGGCGATGCTTGAAAACCGTGCCGATATCGCGGTGCACTCCATGAAAGATGTGCCGGTAGAATTCCCGCAAGGTTTGGGCCTGGTCACTATTTGCGAGCGTGAAGACCCGCTGGATGCCTTCGTCTCGAATCAATATGCCACGCTGGATGATTTACCGCAGGGCGCTATCATCGGCACATCCAGCCTGCGGCGTCAGTGCCAGCTGGCTGAATTACGGCCCGATCTGACGATTCGCTCGCTGCGCGGCAATGTCGGTACGCGGCTGTCAAAACTGGATGCTGGTGAATATGACGCCATTATTCTGGCTGCCGCCGGCCTGAAACGCCTCGGCCTGGAGGATCGCATTCGTTATGCCATTCCCGCCGAGGTCTCGCTGCCTGCCGTCGGCCAGGGCGCGGTTGGCATCGAATGTCGCCTTGATGATGAGCAGACCATTATGCTGCTGGCGGCGTTAAATGATGACGATACCGCCACGCGGGTCAAAGCGGAGCGCGCCATGAATACGCGGCTGGAAGGCGGCTGTCAGGTGCCTATTGGTAGCTATGCCGTGCTTGAAGGCGATAATATCTGGCTGCGCGGCCTGGTCGGTTCGCCAGACGGTACGGCGATGATTCGCGGTGAACGTCGCGGCCCGCGCAGTCAGGCGGAGCAGCTGGGCATTTCATTGGCGGATGAGCTGCTGCAAAACGGCGCACGAGAAATTTTGCGCGAAGTTTATCAGGGGAACCCACCGGCATGA
- the hemD gene encoding uroporphyrinogen-III synthase produces MNILVTRPSPSGDELVTRLCALGYTAWGFPLIEFSPGHELAQLPQQLAALSPGDLVFVLSQHVMHYAQPCMQRAGLTWPASLDYYAIGRSTALALHRASGQNVVWPPERETSETLLQLPTLRRLKGKKALILRGNGGRELLGATLAQRGADVRFLECYQRCEKFYHGPSEGKRWRDRGIDTLVVTSGEMLQQLHRLFPAIDREEWLLGCRLLVVSERLATLAQELGWSDIKVADGADNDALMRALQTT; encoded by the coding sequence ATGAACATCCTTGTCACCCGCCCTTCTCCTTCAGGCGATGAGCTGGTGACGCGCCTGTGTGCGCTGGGTTATACGGCCTGGGGCTTTCCATTAATTGAGTTTTCCCCCGGTCACGAGCTGGCGCAGCTTCCCCAGCAGCTTGCGGCTCTGTCGCCTGGCGACCTGGTTTTTGTCCTTTCTCAGCATGTTATGCATTACGCGCAGCCCTGTATGCAGCGGGCAGGTCTAACATGGCCCGCTTCGCTGGACTATTATGCTATAGGACGCAGCACCGCGCTGGCGTTGCACCGTGCCAGCGGGCAGAACGTTGTCTGGCCGCCGGAGCGTGAAACCAGCGAGACGCTGCTGCAATTGCCGACGCTGCGACGGCTAAAGGGAAAAAAAGCGTTGATCCTCCGTGGCAACGGCGGCCGCGAACTGCTTGGTGCCACGCTGGCGCAGCGCGGGGCCGACGTCCGCTTCCTGGAATGCTATCAGCGCTGTGAAAAGTTTTATCACGGCCCCAGTGAAGGAAAACGCTGGCGCGACCGCGGCATTGATACGCTGGTGGTCACCAGCGGCGAGATGCTGCAACAACTTCATCGGCTATTCCCCGCGATCGATCGTGAGGAATGGCTGCTGGGCTGTCGGCTACTGGTCGTCAGCGAACGTTTGGCTACCCTGGCCCAGGAACTTGGCTGGAGTGATATCAAGGTAGCTGATGGTGCTGATAACGACGCGCTGATGCGCGCGTTACAAACAACTTGA
- the hemX gene encoding uroporphyrinogen-III C-methyltransferase: MTEQKDSSAMVEETTPAVETTTPPAKKPTRKSGQTGTALGALAIVIALAIGAGLWVNARHQAQQQAQVSQTLSEQLSALTQQSEREKAQLKQQLSAQSSDLQTAHAQQAALSQQLDELKEKVATISGNDSRTWLLAQADYLVKLAGRKLWSDQDVTTAAALLKSADASLADMNDPSLVPVRRAITQDISNLSAVSQVDYDGIILKLNQLSNGVDNLRLADNDSDEAPMDADSNELSSSLREWRQNLVKSWHKFMDDFITIRRRDNTAEPLLAPNQDVYLRENIRSRLLIAAQAVPRHQDEIYRQSVDTVSTWVRAWFDTSDASTKSFLAQLDDLSQQNVSMDIPESLESQPLLDKLMQTRVRNLLAQPAEPAAQPQQGE; the protein is encoded by the coding sequence ATGACGGAACAAAAAGATTCCTCCGCCATGGTTGAAGAGACTACGCCTGCGGTAGAAACCACGACTCCGCCTGCCAAAAAGCCGACGCGTAAATCAGGCCAAACCGGCACCGCGCTGGGCGCGCTGGCGATTGTGATTGCGCTGGCGATTGGCGCCGGGCTATGGGTCAATGCGCGTCATCAGGCGCAGCAGCAGGCGCAAGTCAGCCAGACGCTAAGCGAACAGCTCTCTGCGCTAACGCAGCAAAGCGAACGCGAGAAAGCGCAGCTAAAACAGCAGTTAAGCGCACAGAGCAGCGACTTACAGACCGCGCACGCCCAACAGGCCGCCCTGAGCCAGCAATTGGATGAGTTAAAGGAAAAAGTAGCCACCATTTCAGGTAATGATTCACGCACCTGGCTACTGGCGCAGGCGGATTATCTGGTGAAGCTGGCAGGCCGTAAGCTGTGGAGCGATCAGGATGTCACCACCGCAGCGGCACTGTTAAAAAGCGCGGACGCCAGCCTGGCGGATATGAACGATCCCAGCCTGGTGCCGGTGCGTCGGGCGATTACGCAGGATATCAGTAACCTTTCGGCGGTAAGCCAGGTAGACTACGACGGCATTATTTTAAAGCTGAACCAGCTTTCTAACGGCGTTGATAATCTGCGTTTGGCGGATAACGACAGCGACGAAGCGCCCATGGATGCCGACAGTAATGAGCTCAGCTCTTCGCTGCGCGAATGGCGGCAAAACCTGGTGAAAAGCTGGCACAAGTTTATGGATGATTTTATTACCATCCGCCGTCGCGATAATACTGCAGAACCGCTTTTAGCGCCGAATCAGGATGTTTACCTACGGGAAAATATCCGTTCGCGCCTGCTGATTGCCGCCCAGGCCGTGCCGCGTCATCAGGATGAAATCTATCGCCAGTCGGTGGATACCGTATCGACTTGGGTGCGCGCCTGGTTTGATACCAGCGACGCCAGTACTAAATCTTTCCTGGCGCAGCTTGATGATTTGAGCCAGCAGAATGTCTCTATGGATATTCCGGAATCGCTGGAAAGCCAACCGTTGCTGGACAAGCTGATGCAAACGCGAGTGCGTAACCTGCTGGCGCAGCCCGCTGAGCCGGCAGCACAGCCGCAGCAGGGAGAGTAA